A stretch of the Papaver somniferum cultivar HN1 chromosome 6, ASM357369v1, whole genome shotgun sequence genome encodes the following:
- the LOC113287339 gene encoding N-terminal acetyltransferase B complex auxiliary subunit NAA25-like isoform X2 gives MKALKHIKALQSEFPSSALVLALKVLVYAIIGGEVGVSSVLSKTEAKVFSDISAFPDVLTTFEAVWLHLGHLDKATYIYEFARVEDCNSFGLMRRLFNCYSHKSLFVKQLKVSLKMYKLVREDKFLFWAVFCIHLQVLSLLIKKHGMDNLLDEPESILQPSWYTCL, from the exons ATGAAAGCACTGAAGCATATCAAAGCTCTACAATCCGAGTTTCCATCTTCTGCACTCGTTCTG GCTCTGAAGGTACTTGTATATGCAATAATTGGCGGTGAAGTTGGAGTATCATCTGTTCTCTCAAAGACTGAGGCCAAGGTGTTCTCTGATATCTCAGCTTTTCCAGATGTGCTGACAACATTTGAGGCTGTTTGGTTACATCTCGGTCACC TGGATAAAGCGACTTATATTTACGAATTTGCTCGTGTGGAAGATTGTAACAGTTTCGGGCTGATGAGGAGATTGTTTAATTGTTATTCTCACAAATCATTATTTGTAAAACAACTTAAG GTTTCCCTCAAAATGTATAAGCTTGTTCGGGAGGACAAATTTCTGTTCTGGGCTGTTTTTTGCATTCACTTACAG GTGCTTTCTCTTTTGATCAAGAAGCACGGGATGGATAATTTGTTGGATGAACCAGAAT CTATTTTGCAGCCTTCTTGGTATACATGTCTATAA
- the LOC113287339 gene encoding N-terminal acetyltransferase B complex auxiliary subunit NAA25-like isoform X1: MKALKHIKALQSEFPSSALVLALKVLVYAIIGGEVGVSSVLSKTEAKVFSDISAFPDVLTTFEAVWLHLGHLDKATYIYEFARVEDCNSFGLMRRLFNCYSHKSLFVKQLKVSLKMYKLVREDKFLFWAVFCIHLQVLSLLIKKHGMDNLLDEPESFLVYMSITEQQEIYDPVREILCKLGSTLLVVKADKQHLLLLLI, translated from the exons ATGAAAGCACTGAAGCATATCAAAGCTCTACAATCCGAGTTTCCATCTTCTGCACTCGTTCTG GCTCTGAAGGTACTTGTATATGCAATAATTGGCGGTGAAGTTGGAGTATCATCTGTTCTCTCAAAGACTGAGGCCAAGGTGTTCTCTGATATCTCAGCTTTTCCAGATGTGCTGACAACATTTGAGGCTGTTTGGTTACATCTCGGTCACC TGGATAAAGCGACTTATATTTACGAATTTGCTCGTGTGGAAGATTGTAACAGTTTCGGGCTGATGAGGAGATTGTTTAATTGTTATTCTCACAAATCATTATTTGTAAAACAACTTAAG GTTTCCCTCAAAATGTATAAGCTTGTTCGGGAGGACAAATTTCTGTTCTGGGCTGTTTTTTGCATTCACTTACAG GTGCTTTCTCTTTTGATCAAGAAGCACGGGATGGATAATTTGTTGGATGAACCAGAAT CCTTCTTGGTATACATGTCTATAACGGAGCAGCAAGAAATATACGACCCTGTTCGTGAGATTCTTTGCAAGTTAGGTTCGACACTTCTAGTGGTCAAAGCTGATAAGCAGCATTTGTTATTATTGCTGATTTAA
- the LOC113287339 gene encoding N-terminal acetyltransferase B complex auxiliary subunit NAA25-like isoform X3 has product MKALKHIKALQSEFPSSALVLALKVLVYAIIGGEVGVSSVLSKTEAKVFSDISAFPDVLTTFEAVWLHLGHLDKATYIYEFARVEDCNSFGLMRRLFNCYSHKSLFVKQLKVSLKMYKLVREDKFLFWAVFCIHLQVLSLLIKKHGMDNLLDEPE; this is encoded by the exons ATGAAAGCACTGAAGCATATCAAAGCTCTACAATCCGAGTTTCCATCTTCTGCACTCGTTCTG GCTCTGAAGGTACTTGTATATGCAATAATTGGCGGTGAAGTTGGAGTATCATCTGTTCTCTCAAAGACTGAGGCCAAGGTGTTCTCTGATATCTCAGCTTTTCCAGATGTGCTGACAACATTTGAGGCTGTTTGGTTACATCTCGGTCACC TGGATAAAGCGACTTATATTTACGAATTTGCTCGTGTGGAAGATTGTAACAGTTTCGGGCTGATGAGGAGATTGTTTAATTGTTATTCTCACAAATCATTATTTGTAAAACAACTTAAG GTTTCCCTCAAAATGTATAAGCTTGTTCGGGAGGACAAATTTCTGTTCTGGGCTGTTTTTTGCATTCACTTACAG GTGCTTTCTCTTTTGATCAAGAAGCACGGGATGGATAATTTGTTGGATGAACCAGAAT AA